From Ictalurus punctatus breed USDA103 chromosome 2, Coco_2.0, whole genome shotgun sequence:
taccaAGTATCTTCATGATGCAAGACTGATGCTGGAGAATGAGAACTTAAATTAGGATGCCATCAAAGAAAAGTAATCAGTTCTCCAACTGTTAGCATTAAATTTGAATCATCATGTATAATGTGCCTCATCTACATCCAGTACAGGTTTTAATTTTGCCCTCGACTGTAAATCCCCTACAGAGTTTGAACCCGTCTTGTCAGCATCTTTCTGGTCCTTGCCTCGTGAATGGATCTCCACAGACCCGTCCCTCACGTACGCGTCGCCAAGATCTGTTGAGTGTTACGACGAGCAGCTCGGGGATAAGTGCATGACGCTGCTTCTGGGAACctggtaagaaaaaaaaacttcctttaaaatggggggaaaaaaaccctcaaaaaaCAATGCTTGTCATATCGTGACCGTTTCAATTCGAAGGAAAGACAACGGGACACCGTGCATCGTCACGAAGGCCTGCAGGGACACTATGACGCGATTTGGGTGTCCACATTATTCTCTGTCTCACCAGCTGCTCTACTTCATGATCGGGACCATGGTAATGATGCTGTGCATGCAGCTATGTTGCatttcaatcaatcaatttattattattattattattattattattattattattattattagaaaggATGTACCAGGATGCTGAAGGGGGAAGTGAGGCTCTCGCAGGTCAACATCACTGTGGAACACTATCAGAGGATTTTCTGCTCAAACATGATGAAGAGCAACCAGGAGATCAGCATTAAGGGCATCACTGAGCAAACACAAGATATCTTCATTGAGAACAGTTAGTACTGATTCATAATTCATGTATTATACATTGTACATCCTTAGATCTCAGATATAAGTTCCAAACAAGCCTGGTATCTAAACTTTAAAGGTGTGTTCAGCTTACTTTGGAAGTTTGAAGATACAGCTTGGAATGGTGTCATTTTCAACCTCTGTGTGTTCAAGTTACAAAGCGGGGAATAAAACCCCTGGCTCGTCTTATGTTAGCAAAAatctagccagctagctaatgAGTGATGCATATTTACCTCCTCAAAACAATGAACTGTACAGTCAGAATCAGTGTTACAGATTTAACAAGCGTATACGTATATGTgcagtataactcatttaaagggaagaagtgctgctgtgtttgttgtttctgctgtgagcagccatgttgatttgttgTCACTTGAACTCGGGGTTGCGGAGACCATCCCGAGTTTCCGAGTTGAGGGGCGTTTAGTCCCAGTCGGAGTTGTAGTGGAACTATCATGtctttaataatgaaattatcCCCGTATACTGAGATGTTTGGTGTCTAAACCTagttttttaagttttttttttttgctaacaaGTATGAGAAGATTATAGCCACCAGTTTAGTTTAGTAAACTATCTAAAACGTCAGATGAAAAGACATCCGTAGGTTCAGttataatatttgtatatacatGGTCTCATAAAATGTCAGAATAAatccacattaaaaaaaaaacataaatacacaaatattcTCATCCAAATCACATCTAATATACAGTTTtgcccaaaagtttacataccccttgtaGAATttgcaaaatcttaatacttttaacaaaataagagggatcataaagatcccatgttatttttttatttagtactgtcctgaataaaaggggatgtaaacttttgaacaggatgattggtgtaaattgttagtattttgtttaaagttttCACCCCCTGGcttgtttgcaccttttgtaatagacATCAGTAGTAAGTtctgtacgagtccctcagttgtcctcaatgtgaaaagatggatctgaacatcatatagtcactgctggaaaggggtcaaatatgcaggagatgctggaaaagtcaagaatgtgcaggacctggaggatttttctgaagaacactgggcagtttaactgctcaggacaaacaagagactcatgaacaactatcacaacacataaaaacagtcgttgatcatccaggtaacgacacacagtattaagaatcaagcgtatgttaacttttgaacggggtaattttgaTGAATTCAgctattgtcttgtggactgtatgtaaacatttgttatgtgaaatagcttattcagggcaaaactaaataaaaaaacaacatgacgATTATTATGATctctcttattttgttaacagtattaagattttacAGATTCTACAAGGGGTATATATAAACCTTTGTGCACAACTGCGCAACTCTGACTTTatactccacataatctaaggctaataatgaACAAGttaaaaacatgttgttttttCGTGTAACgttttcatttaatgtttatgagtctccagtgtcagcacttttaAAGCTGTAATTTGACGTTTTCCATCATCTTCAGgccagaggagtttacgctttttgCGGGTTTTTCTATAACATGACCACCtgtgtgttttttatgtttttttgtttgtttgttttaaataaaagtaaacactGACTTTGTTTTGTAGTTCTTTTATGTGGGCTGGCTGGATTCTCTGACTTTTATAAAGCCACCTGGCTGCAGCACATTCTGGCCTGGCAGGACAAAAAGCTGGGCTGTTTCGGGAAAGATGGTGAGTGCGTCAACTGATATTAACTTACACGCCTAATTGTAATTTAGAATATAATCTAAACATTACAGTAAAACAGTCTGACAAACCAgcatttctctccctctcagagGACGACTCACAAATGTTTGAGGAATATTTGGATGCAGTGCACAAGCGAGTGAAGAGAAGGGAGAAAACTCTGAAAGGTGACGATGACGTTTCGACAAATCATTACAATCTATGGTTTTAGTGTATTTATTCATGAATATCAAAAATCATTTTGAATATGATTAACAGTGATTCGGCcgattttaaaaatatcattcagtaattttttaaaatttgtattttgCTGTTACAACTCCTTCTtgcaaataattttattttaataacttttttttattttaattatttctttcaGTAAACGAAACAATAATGCTGTCTTATTGCAGATGGATGCTCGAGTCACACGACAGGCGTGGCCATGAGCGCGCTGGGCGGTTACCTCAACTTTTACCTGTCTGAGCAAGACACTACAAAACGACCACTggtgtaaacacacaaacacacacacacacacacacacacatatacacagtcaattgaaaaaataagtacatcccatggaaattattggctttcttgacatatttggacaagcaaacatttcatcctctttgaaacaatgcctattaataaaggggATACACTGACACATAAAAcggacattttgtagtaattttcacaatttaaatgaacaaaaaacagatcaatcacatggaaaaagtaagtacacccctacatttatcacaccttcaactccataaaattagaatcaggtgttcaagattggttACCACTGATTGGAACCTGCTTGGaatctgtcttatttatacccctctcatatctagtgtctggtgttgcctttgttattgaggtgtgtggtgtcatcatgttaagatctaaagagttctgtaaggccttgttgTGAATGCCAATGAGtttggcaagggatttaaaaagatctcaaattatttgaaatacataattccactgtaaggaaaatcatctacaaatggtgcaaatttcaaacaactgccaatttgtccaggactggccgtcccagcaaattcagctcaagagcagaccatctgatgcaaaaagaagttgtcaagaaccccaaaatttcatcacacacaggatctgctagtaaatCTTACAACTGTTGgagtcaaagtgcatgcttctacaatcagaaagatattgcataaatttgacctgcatagCAGGAGTGcaaggaaaaagcctttgcaagactacagtttaccaaagagcatacaggcaaagaccaggcattttggaataatgtgctctggacagacgaatcaaagtgAGAGTTGTTtcgccacagtaacagcaggcAAGTTTGGCGCTGACCAAatacagcttttcaggagaagcacctcataccaactgtgaagcacagtggtggaaatgttatggtttgaggttgcttcgctgcctcagggactggacagcttgcattcattgattcaaatatgaattctgcatcatagcaaagagtccatccatccatccatcttctaccgcttactccttcatcagggtcgcgggggaacctggagccaatcccagggagcatcgggcacaaggcagggtacaccctggacagggtgccaatccatcatagcatatcaaagagtgtttgaagataatgtgaagccatctgtctgaaagttgaagttgaactgaaagtgaaactttcaacaggataatgatcctaagcacagtAGCAAATCCACTAAgcaatggctcaaaaagaagaaatggagggtaatgaagtggcctagtcaaaacccggatttgaatcccattgaaatgttgttggGGGATTTGAAAGGGGCAGTATATGCAAGAAAatcctcaaacattttgcaaatgaaagaatattgcatggaagagtggtcaaaaattccagcaagcctgatggacagttatgcaaaatgcctacaagaagttatttccgctaaagggggcaatactagcttctgaggccaagggcatacttactttttccacagaataaaatcacatctgttgatatttctaaTGATTAAACGATTGGAAAAGCAagttttccttgtggttttgttcaagtatatcaacttcattaacaggcactgttacaaagatgatcaaatgtttgcttgaccaaaaatgtccaaaaagtTCATTTCCATtcggtgtatttattttttcacatgactgtgcgTATATATATTTGTGCGGGCGTGtttccatgatattaaaattttttgtgacacacctgtgtgtgtgtgtatatataaaacaacaaatgaatacattcagaAATAATAAACGTGTTTattctgtagaaaaaaaaaatatttattctttttttatgaagtaGTAAGTGTTAtatatcaataaatatttttcttgTAGTAGAAGAAAGACAGTGATAATGTTGAGAATCCTAAGGAGAAACATTTTATAGAAAACAACATGATTGATCATTGAAACAAATGAATGTGGAATTACTGGAATATTTCGGATTTCTTCCCAAACACGACTTCACATCATATTACAGGAAATTAGAAAAATAGCTTAAGAATGTCTGTGTTTAGTGTTAAACGTGACCCAGTATCGGTTCAGTAATAGTCGCTAGTCGTTCCATCCGATGACTTCATAGAACAGAGCCTTCAACATGCGAGCCTCATATGTCACCGTATTTTTTCCGATGTGTGTGCGTTCCTCCTCTAGAGGCTGCTCGATGACAGCCGGGACGTCTTTCCCGTACACTttgggcagaaaaaggaaacatAATTAACCTTCCTGAGAAAATCTActtaaaaaacccccaaaaccctACATTGATGAATTCTTcgttctgattggttgatttgTTACCTTTGGTTATATTAAGACGCTCGTTGTAATACATCATAATTTCTAAAGGAACACCTAATTCACAAATTTGTTGATATGGTAACGTTTCTCTCGTAaacagatgtttatttaacatttatggaaggagtcagcgctaaaactgtcattttaatttCTCCACCACAGGACAAAGCAGTTttcggtttctcagtaacaaatgaaaaatgtatgatgcatcattatttaataaataatgcgACATTTGCAGATTACTATGgtggaagaggaataaaacaggctGTTATTGGAACATAATCAACTTCATAGTGGTAAGATGAACTCAGCTTCATCACATCCaaccattgttgattattttcctataacagcatgacacacaATGATTTATTGCTTACATATCGAATATTTACAAGATTACAGTCATGTTACTGTATATGTAACTAATGTAGAGTGCATAGCTGGCTTAGTGGAATGGATTGGTTTCTCTAGCTGATTAGCTAGCAGTCTATTCATGTGTTATGTATGCGTCATTTGCATTATAACTAgttgctaaataaacaacagctCAAAGCTATGAGACAGCTCAaagacattgttttttttttttttatagcatctTTCCTCACTAATGAATTAGCTACAGACATTACTTATTTTAAACCAAGATCCCAAAacaaacttttatttacttatttatttttatttgaactgGTCTTTTAACACTTACGCTCACAGTGTTCCAGGAACTGGATGCAGTCCTGCACCACGGTGTCCCTCAGCATGATCATGTGTTTGGCCATGTTCTCCAGCAGGGATAGGAAGCATCTCTTAATGTAGAACCATGTGTCTGTACCAAGCTGAAATTCATGCAACACGTAACGGATTAGCCACCACATTCTTGCATTCAAAATCTTACATTCACGATTACGATCACGATCTTCTTACTGTTGATGCTTTGAAATGTGTTTGATAATGAACGCATCCTTAATGAagaagagaacctaattaatcAAATCAGGCACCAGGATAAGGAAATATACGCTCAAAGGGTTCTTGTATCACCTTACAACCGAGGGGTTCCCTTTAAGAAAAGATTGACCTGATAAATCAAAAGTCAGGAAATGCTACTTAAATAAACCCATTGATTAAATATACTAATAAGAATAACCTGTCGTCTCTATAGGAGAAATGATGTACAAGGCTGCttccacagtttttttttttttgtaaaaagctGCTCATGTGATGCACACACTAACCatacttacattacagcagtcCTAGATCGTATCAGCTAACTATAGTTGTTGcataattaatacattacaCACACGAGATCTTTAATGTATCttaatacagtcccctccaaaactactggaacagcaaggccaatttatttgtttgtactaTACACctaagacatttgggtttgagctcaaaagatgaaaatgagatgagagttaaggatttcagcttttatttcctggtatttacatctagatgtattaaatgacataaaacagaaccttttgtatcagaccacccaatttttaggtgagtaAAAGTAAAGGAACAGATatgtcttgaagtaaatgaaagtaaataacaattaatatttgattgcatatccTTCGcctgcaataactgcatcaaacctGTGACTCACGGACATCatcaaattgttggtttcttcttttgcgttgcttttccaggcttttaccaaaGCCTCTTtcagttattgtttgttttgtgtgtgtgtgtgtgtggggggggggggggggggggggtctccattcagtctcctctttGGGAAGTGAAAttctgctcaactgggttaaggtctggtgattgacttggccagtttaaaaccacttttccccctgattAAGTCCTTTGTTTAActagcagtgtgttttggatcactgtcttgctgcatgatgaagttcctcccagttaatttggatgcatttctctgtaaattggcagagaaaatgttcctgtaaacttctggtTATTCTGCTGTGagcatcatgagttacatcatcaataaagacagtgagtctgttccagaagcagccatacaAGCCCAAGCCCTGACACTACCTTCACcaggtttcacagatgagcatgtatgttttggatcatgagcagatcctttctttctccacactttggcttttccatcacttttgtagaggttaatcttggttccagaacttttgtggctcagctctgtatttctttgcgaattcaaTTCTGgacttctgattcttactgctgatgagtggtttgcgtCTTGTTGTGTatcctctatatttctgctctccaaGTCctcttcgaacggtggattgtgattcTTTGatccctgccctgtggaggttgttggtgactgttgtttttatgtttttcttcacagctctcacaatgtttctgtcatcagctgttgttgttttccttggccgacccattcggcattccaaattgttgtattggccgcgcccaatgtttgtgcaatgcctctgatcgattttccttcttttctcagcttcaaaatggctcgcttttctcccatagacagctctctgatcttcatgttggctttttaacaacaaatacagtcttcacagtTGAAACTGTAGGAAAGAGTATATGTTCAGAGCTACTTATTGTTTGAACAATCAATATAATAGGACatacctgggtaacaagaaacacctgtcaatcgtatgttccaatatttttgctcacctacaaattgggtggtctgatacaaaatgtgcagtgTTCATTGTCatttaacacgtctacatataaataccagaaaataaaagctgacattctctcttctcatttaaaaatgaacaaattaattggTCTTGCCATttcaatagtttcggaggggactgtatgtgtATCTTATTCACACAGTGACAGAACTGAGCTAAACTGTGCATTCGTGAGTCTGCATTTATCTCAGCACGGCTCTGAGAACAAAAGCACTGTGTTTGTTCAGCTGTTCGTGGCAGAGCATTCTTCCGTTTTggcacaataaaaataaatatcccaTTCAGCAGCAAGTGATTATGAGAGCGCTGAACACTGGTGGATGTGGAGGAAATATCGGGCAAAGAAAGACATTAAATATGCAGCACCTTCTTGTTGTACGGCTCCAGGCTCTTGATCACGCGAGAAATACCAAAGTCGTAGTTGCCTTTAGCGCAATACAGGGTCCTGCAGGAACAATGGCatggtttaaaatgaaatgtaacaaCATATATGCATTCTTCTTTAGTATATGTGTTATAGGTCTGGTACAAAACTGAACCAATAAATTGCATTGTttgttgttggttgtttttAAGAAGCCTCCACTTTCTCACCGCCCCTTAAACCACCCTCTTAATCCACATACAGTAGGTGAGCCGTCATTTAAAGGTGAATTTGTCAATACTGGACCTCTAGTGGTTAAGTAGGTGAAATACAACAAcaatgtatgatttttttttggtactcCTTAACCCCACCTCCAATTCAcacccatgtacacaaagctccTCCCCCAAACATACAGTAGCCAATTAGACTTGTACTGTATTATGCTTATGTTGCTTAATATGAGACCCAAATAAAGATGGTGAGTGGAGTTAagggctttttaaaaaataagttttCTCAGCTACATAATACACTTGTGATGAGGCCATtggtgaaattattattttgtatcatGTTCTACAAATTTTTCAGGTTATTTATGTTagtaataaatgttaaaaaatcaCTTATTGCACCTTTAAGTAAAGGGTCAACATAAgcctgaatttaaaaaaacaaacaacaacaacaacaaaaaacacctacCCAGACCTACTATATGTCATGTCAATACCATGAAATATGTAAAGTGTTCTGATTGTTACTGTAGTTACCAGAATGacttttaaacattacacaatGTGGTTTTAAGCTGTTATAAAACCCTATGCATTACCCGATCACGAGGTTGACGATGCACAGATGAAACACCTTCTTGTCTGGGTCGTTGTATGAAATctgctcttcctctttctcGATTTTCCTCATCAGCTCCTCTGCCTTTAGACACACACCATAGAGTACACACATAACCGCCAAGAATTATTGGTAGCCATCAAGAAAATCAcaacataaataataacaaagcttttcatttaaacataTAAAGCTGGGGAAGCTGTACAACAGTATACAGAATTTTCTTTCTGGTTGCAAAATTATTGCCACCTCCACAGTTAATATGTGGTGATGCCTCCCCTGAAGAGAATAACACTTTCATTTTGAAAATTGACAATGCTGTTACAGTTCACTGTAAAATTTTACGGCTAGTGTTTATAATCTCTTAATGTTAGAACACCTTCATATATCTCGCTGAATCTTCCAACTTGTTTCTTAATATTGTTAATGGTAGCCATATTCCATATATGAAACCTAAAAAGCTAAATTTGTTGATATGTACCAAAGATCTGGAACGTACCAATAACCAATCAATAAAAATCTATCact
This genomic window contains:
- the c2h16orf89 gene encoding UPF0764 protein C16orf89 homolog, which produces MGKMRALVTLLIVARLRFAHQEVIDDILDSLSKGVNFFEQQSRNMNLDGVTGYVILQAQLQEAMKSQTNSDSLNFSQRSIAMSLVKKLDRSLALAVASLQEMDPKYYKEFEPVLSASFWSLPREWISTDPSLTYASPRSVECYDEQLGDKCMTLLLGTWKDNGTPCIVTKACRDTMTRFGCPHYSLSHQLLYFMIGTMKGCTRMLKGEVRLSQVNITVEHYQRIFCSNMMKSNQEISIKGITEQTQDIFIENILLCGLAGFSDFYKATWLQHILAWQDKKLGCFGKDEDDSQMFEEYLDAVHKRVKRREKTLKDGCSSHTTGVAMSALGGYLNFYLSEQDTTKRPLV